A genomic segment from Agromyces sp. CF514 encodes:
- a CDS encoding ABC transporter ATP-binding protein, translating to MTLDLSRVRFDRAGRTIIDGVDATLPHGALTALVGPNGAGKSTLLHLIAAVERARDGELRLDGRSLDGMRRRERAKVVALAEQQAEIDGRLTVEASVALGRTPHLGAFGVAGAHDRAVIDAALAAVGAAEFAGRHLDSLSGGERQRVTLARAIAQEPTLLLADEPTNHLDLGSQFVALDLLAGLARDGLTVVAALHDLSHAAAYADHVVVLAGGRVVTAGPPTEVLTSELVHDVYGVRAEVLTHPLTGRPLIAVASPAVASRAAERLASEAGESR from the coding sequence ATGACCCTCGACCTGTCGCGCGTGCGCTTCGACCGCGCCGGACGCACGATCATCGATGGCGTCGACGCGACGCTGCCCCACGGCGCGCTGACCGCACTGGTCGGACCGAACGGCGCCGGCAAGTCGACGCTCCTGCACCTCATCGCGGCCGTCGAGCGCGCACGTGACGGCGAACTGCGACTCGACGGCAGATCCCTCGACGGCATGCGACGGCGCGAGCGCGCGAAGGTCGTCGCCCTCGCCGAGCAGCAGGCCGAGATCGACGGACGGCTGACGGTCGAGGCATCCGTCGCCCTCGGGCGCACGCCGCATCTCGGCGCGTTCGGTGTCGCCGGGGCGCATGACCGTGCGGTCATCGACGCCGCTCTCGCCGCGGTCGGCGCTGCGGAGTTCGCCGGCCGACACCTCGACTCACTCTCGGGCGGGGAACGGCAGCGCGTCACGCTGGCGCGGGCCATCGCCCAGGAGCCGACCCTGCTGCTCGCCGACGAGCCGACGAACCACCTCGACCTCGGCTCGCAGTTCGTCGCCCTCGACCTGCTCGCCGGGCTCGCGCGCGACGGGCTCACGGTCGTCGCCGCCCTGCACGACCTCTCGCACGCCGCCGCCTACGCCGACCACGTCGTCGTGCTCGCCGGCGGAAGGGTGGTCACGGCCGGGCCGCCCACCGAGGTGCTGACCTCGGAACTCGTGCACGACGTCTACGGCGTGCGGGCAGAGGTGCTCACGCACCCGCTCACGGGACGCCCACTCATCGCGGTCGCGTCGCCCGCGGTGGCGTCACGAGCGGCGGAGCGTCTCGCGTCGGAGGCCGGCGAGAGCCGCTGA
- a CDS encoding NAD(P)-dependent oxidoreductase, whose product MAVIGWIGLGHMGGPMAAHLVAAGHEVRGFDLDEAACLVAAERGVQVCESIADAVSGADAVFTSLPGNDHVRAVYAATGGVWATAPSQALLLDTSTVDVDTSRWCHAESAAHGFAFVDSPISGGIAGAERGSLTFMLGGDPDAVAAARPLVEPMAAHVFDLGGPTLGIAAKLANNLMLFVSLVGVAEGAALAASLGLDPVRFHEVASASSGDSWPLRTWYPAPGVVETSPANRSFDATFSAALAEKDLSFAVAAGEASGLHTPAAELALEQFRRLASEGYAGKDASLVAKYPPADGTVPGFDPEG is encoded by the coding sequence ATGGCCGTCATCGGATGGATCGGACTCGGGCACATGGGCGGGCCCATGGCGGCCCACCTGGTCGCGGCCGGGCACGAGGTGCGCGGCTTCGACCTCGACGAGGCGGCGTGCCTGGTCGCGGCCGAGCGCGGGGTGCAGGTGTGCGAGAGCATCGCCGACGCCGTCTCGGGCGCGGACGCCGTGTTCACGTCGCTGCCGGGCAACGACCACGTGCGCGCGGTCTACGCGGCGACCGGCGGCGTGTGGGCCACTGCACCGTCGCAAGCGCTGCTGCTCGACACCTCGACGGTCGACGTCGACACCTCGCGGTGGTGCCACGCCGAGTCGGCCGCGCACGGATTCGCGTTCGTGGACTCCCCCATCTCGGGCGGCATCGCCGGGGCCGAGCGCGGGTCGCTGACCTTCATGCTCGGCGGCGATCCCGACGCCGTGGCGGCGGCCCGCCCGCTCGTGGAACCCATGGCTGCGCACGTCTTCGACCTCGGCGGTCCGACCCTCGGCATCGCGGCGAAGCTCGCCAACAACCTCATGCTCTTCGTCTCGCTCGTGGGCGTCGCCGAGGGGGCCGCGCTCGCGGCGTCGCTCGGGCTCGACCCGGTGAGGTTCCACGAGGTCGCGTCGGCCTCTTCGGGTGACTCCTGGCCGCTCCGCACCTGGTATCCGGCCCCCGGCGTGGTCGAGACGAGTCCCGCGAACCGCAGCTTCGACGCGACCTTCTCGGCGGCGCTCGCCGAGAAGGACCTCTCGTTCGCGGTCGCGGCGGGCGAGGCATCCGGTCTGCACACCCCGGCGGCCGAGCTCGCGCTCGAGCAGTTCCGCCGGCTCGCGTCGGAGGGGTATGCGGGCAAGGACGCCAGCCTGGTCGCGAAGTACCCGCCCGCCGACGGCACGGTGCCCGGGTTCGACCCCGAGGGCTGA
- a CDS encoding putative F420-0 ABC transporter substrate-binding protein, whose product MPISRRHPLAARPAARPARLAAALAIPAAALLLAGCAAPTAASTGGADPSAEAAASAYPITVDNCGTEVTLEAAPERVLTIKSSTLELMLALGLADRVIGSAFSDGPVPDEYADAASGIEVVSDKVPSQEATLALEPDLVFAGWESNLSAEGAGERSDLAKLGVATYVAPAACKAEGYMPDPLTFDEVFREFGEAGDLFGVPDAAADLVADQRAALDAIEPNDEGLTALWYSSGDETPYVGAGIGAPQMIMGAAGLDNVAKDVHDTWTSMSWEAIVDANPDVIVLVDAAWNTADQKIAQLEANPATATLPAVQQKRYVVLDFPSTEAGVRNVGAVASTVEQLGALGF is encoded by the coding sequence ATGCCCATCTCCCGCCGTCACCCCCTGGCCGCGCGCCCCGCCGCGCGCCCCGCTCGCCTCGCCGCCGCACTCGCGATCCCGGCCGCAGCGCTCCTGCTCGCCGGCTGCGCCGCCCCGACCGCCGCCTCGACCGGCGGCGCCGACCCCTCGGCCGAGGCCGCGGCATCCGCCTACCCGATCACCGTCGACAACTGCGGCACCGAGGTCACGCTCGAAGCCGCCCCCGAGCGCGTGCTCACCATCAAGTCGTCGACGCTCGAGCTCATGCTCGCGCTCGGCCTCGCCGACCGCGTGATCGGCTCGGCCTTCAGCGACGGCCCGGTGCCCGACGAGTACGCCGACGCGGCATCCGGCATCGAGGTCGTCTCCGACAAGGTGCCCTCGCAGGAGGCGACGCTCGCGCTCGAGCCCGACCTCGTCTTCGCCGGCTGGGAGTCGAACCTGTCGGCCGAGGGCGCGGGCGAGCGCAGCGACCTCGCGAAGCTCGGCGTCGCGACCTACGTCGCCCCGGCCGCGTGCAAGGCCGAGGGCTACATGCCCGACCCGCTCACGTTCGACGAGGTGTTCCGCGAGTTCGGCGAGGCCGGCGACCTCTTCGGGGTTCCGGATGCCGCAGCCGACCTGGTCGCCGACCAGCGGGCCGCGCTCGACGCGATCGAGCCGAACGACGAGGGGCTCACGGCCCTCTGGTACAGCTCGGGCGACGAGACGCCCTACGTGGGAGCCGGCATCGGCGCACCGCAGATGATCATGGGGGCCGCGGGCCTCGACAACGTCGCGAAGGACGTGCACGACACCTGGACCTCGATGAGCTGGGAGGCCATCGTCGACGCGAACCCCGACGTCATCGTGCTCGTCGACGCCGCATGGAACACCGCCGACCAGAAGATCGCCCAGCTCGAGGCGAACCCCGCCACCGCCACCCTGCCCGCCGTGCAGCAGAAGCGGTACGTCGTGCTCGACTTCCCGTCGACCGAGGCAGGCGTGCGCAACGTCGGCGCGGTCGCCTCGACCGTCGAGCAGCTCGGAGCCCTGGGGTTCTGA
- a CDS encoding dihydroorotase family protein, with protein sequence MSIDLRISGGTVVTPSGPVAGDLLVHGGKVAGVVARDVAVDAERTIDASGRLVLPGMVDVHVHTREPGYEHKDDILTTSRQAAAGGVTTMFGMPNLKPPTVDVETLTDVFDRYTSSSIVDWNHNPAPTKFDEIVPMAEMGINAFKIYMVVDTGRDYPHPSGTGIHDHGHLLEIMDRIAPTGKRFIVHPHDQKLMDYIEGAVLASGDNTPEGYASAYAAREGVIWDTAIDVVLRLAEASGCPVHIAHIQTRRSIEAVRRAKANGVDVTCEVNHWAPFLSTWEDVQTLGPYALSYWVPDENRLAIWEGMRDGTIDVASSDHAPHTREEKEIGWTQMWSAHTGTPGIQYYYELMLDAVNRGELELERVVEMVAEVPADKFGLAGVKGSLEVGADADIVIADMAHEWTITDDDVLSKIGWTPYNGRTISARIERTLVRGHDVYADGVVVGEPGFGKLAAAPAARTAELAATEGK encoded by the coding sequence ATGAGCATCGACCTCAGGATCAGCGGCGGCACCGTCGTCACCCCGAGCGGCCCGGTCGCCGGCGACCTGCTCGTGCACGGCGGAAAGGTCGCGGGTGTCGTCGCACGTGACGTCGCCGTCGACGCCGAGCGCACGATCGACGCGTCGGGCCGGCTCGTGCTGCCCGGCATGGTCGACGTGCACGTGCACACCCGAGAGCCCGGCTACGAGCACAAGGACGACATCCTCACGACCTCGCGGCAGGCCGCCGCGGGCGGCGTCACGACCATGTTCGGCATGCCGAACCTGAAGCCGCCGACCGTCGACGTCGAGACCCTCACCGACGTGTTCGACCGTTACACCTCGAGCTCGATCGTCGACTGGAACCACAACCCGGCGCCCACGAAGTTCGACGAGATCGTGCCCATGGCCGAGATGGGCATCAACGCCTTCAAGATCTACATGGTCGTCGACACGGGCCGCGACTACCCGCACCCGTCGGGCACCGGCATCCACGACCACGGCCACCTGCTCGAGATCATGGACCGCATCGCCCCCACCGGCAAGCGGTTCATCGTGCACCCGCACGACCAGAAGCTCATGGACTACATCGAGGGCGCGGTGCTCGCCAGCGGCGACAACACGCCCGAGGGCTACGCGTCCGCGTACGCGGCCCGCGAGGGCGTCATCTGGGACACGGCGATCGACGTCGTGCTGCGCCTGGCCGAGGCATCCGGATGCCCCGTGCACATCGCGCACATCCAGACGCGCCGCTCGATCGAGGCCGTGCGCCGGGCCAAGGCCAACGGCGTCGACGTGACGTGCGAGGTCAACCACTGGGCGCCGTTCCTCTCCACCTGGGAGGACGTGCAGACCCTCGGCCCCTACGCGCTGTCGTACTGGGTTCCCGACGAGAACCGCCTCGCGATCTGGGAGGGCATGCGCGACGGCACCATCGACGTCGCGAGCTCCGACCACGCGCCGCACACGCGCGAGGAGAAGGAGATCGGCTGGACCCAGATGTGGAGCGCCCACACGGGCACCCCCGGCATCCAGTACTACTACGAGCTCATGCTCGACGCCGTGAACCGCGGCGAGCTCGAGCTCGAGCGCGTCGTCGAGATGGTCGCAGAGGTGCCCGCCGACAAGTTCGGCCTCGCGGGCGTCAAGGGCTCGCTCGAGGTCGGTGCCGACGCCGACATCGTGATCGCCGACATGGCGCACGAATGGACCATCACCGACGACGACGTGCTGTCGAAGATCGGCTGGACCCCCTACAACGGCCGCACGATCAGCGCGCGCATCGAGCGCACGCTCGTGCGCGGCCACGACGTGTACGCCGACGGCGTCGTCGTCGGCGAGCCCGGATTCGGGAAGCTCGCGGCCGCTCCGGCCGCACGAACGGCCGAACTGGCCGCAACAGAAGGGAAGTGA
- a CDS encoding LLM class flavin-dependent oxidoreductase produces MKFGLLLPHFGEEASKEKLLEGSQLAEKMGFDSVWVRDHLVFEPHGEMEKPNRTFYDALTTLTAIGAVTEKLELGTGSLIPFRHPLVTALMAGTITQLVGPRLILGFGAGTFDHEFEAVGWGDMNRVEAVRSNAEILKRVFTENDVTYDDGIFSFENVTIEPKPVGGPVPFWYCGATPASARLAAEYADGWMPGRISLKTMEKRIATMRDMTDASGRPMPTIAVIPPTSIEETREEALKHVNIPGLLAWANKARFTVKPESGSFQTVEDLEGQLIVGSPDEAVEEIRKFEAIGTEHLVFDFRFKFDRFFEQIELLGTEVLPKLREHAAVPVG; encoded by the coding sequence ATGAAATTCGGTCTGCTGCTGCCGCACTTCGGCGAAGAGGCGAGCAAGGAGAAGCTCCTCGAGGGCTCCCAGCTCGCCGAGAAGATGGGCTTCGACTCGGTCTGGGTCCGCGACCACCTGGTCTTCGAGCCGCACGGCGAGATGGAGAAGCCGAACCGCACCTTCTACGACGCGCTCACCACGCTCACCGCGATCGGCGCCGTCACCGAGAAGCTCGAGCTCGGCACCGGGTCGCTCATCCCGTTCCGCCACCCGCTCGTGACCGCGCTCATGGCCGGCACGATCACCCAGCTCGTCGGACCGCGCCTGATCCTGGGCTTCGGCGCGGGCACCTTCGACCACGAGTTCGAGGCGGTCGGCTGGGGCGACATGAACCGCGTCGAGGCCGTGCGCTCGAACGCCGAGATCCTGAAGCGCGTGTTCACCGAGAACGACGTCACCTACGACGACGGCATCTTCTCGTTCGAGAACGTGACGATCGAGCCGAAGCCCGTCGGCGGCCCGGTGCCGTTCTGGTACTGCGGTGCGACCCCCGCCTCGGCCCGCCTCGCGGCCGAGTACGCCGACGGCTGGATGCCCGGCCGCATCTCGCTGAAGACCATGGAGAAGCGCATCGCGACCATGCGCGACATGACGGATGCCTCGGGCCGCCCGATGCCGACCATCGCCGTCATTCCGCCCACCTCGATCGAGGAGACCCGTGAAGAGGCGCTGAAGCACGTGAACATCCCCGGGCTGCTCGCCTGGGCGAACAAGGCGCGGTTCACGGTCAAGCCCGAGTCGGGCAGCTTCCAGACCGTCGAGGACCTCGAGGGCCAGCTCATCGTCGGCAGCCCCGACGAGGCCGTCGAGGAGATCCGCAAGTTCGAGGCCATCGGCACCGAGCACCTCGTGTTCGACTTCCGGTTCAAGTTCGACCGGTTCTTCGAGCAGATCGAGCTGCTCGGCACCGAGGTGCTGCCGAAGCTGCGCGAGCACGCGGCCGTTCCCGTCGGCTGA
- the cofC gene encoding 2-phospho-L-lactate guanylyltransferase, protein MLTYDVVVPVKLLAEAKTRLAPSLDRAARADLARAFVLDTIDAALAAERVNRVIVVGDLSGHVDEVPNGVVVVAEPEPRSLTAAIRHGITEARRLATAERAPAAPPAATADHDPAVVPGNGRAPRSHRGIAVLLGDLPALTPQALDAALGAASRHPLAFMPDAEGTGTTLAAAAAHTRFEPAFGADSALLHRTLGFHDLSHEVPAPLAEPMRRDVDTIAALDAAVHLGVGAHTAAALAAREPAARDEPSPASEPDARASSRPTDSTRKGAA, encoded by the coding sequence ATGCTGACCTACGACGTCGTCGTGCCGGTGAAGCTCCTCGCCGAGGCCAAGACGCGCCTCGCGCCCTCGCTCGACCGCGCCGCGCGCGCCGACCTCGCGCGGGCGTTCGTGCTCGACACGATCGACGCGGCGCTCGCCGCCGAACGCGTGAACCGCGTGATCGTCGTCGGCGACCTCAGCGGCCACGTCGACGAGGTGCCGAACGGCGTGGTCGTCGTCGCCGAGCCCGAGCCGCGCTCGCTCACCGCCGCGATCCGACACGGCATCACCGAGGCCAGGCGGCTCGCCACCGCCGAACGTGCACCGGCAGCTCCTCCAGCTGCCACCGCCGACCATGATCCGGCCGTGGTGCCCGGCAACGGACGCGCTCCGCGCAGCCACCGCGGCATCGCCGTGCTGCTCGGCGACCTGCCGGCGCTGACCCCGCAGGCGCTCGATGCCGCGCTCGGCGCCGCGTCGCGGCATCCGCTCGCCTTCATGCCCGATGCCGAGGGCACCGGAACGACCCTCGCGGCCGCCGCCGCGCACACGCGGTTCGAACCCGCGTTCGGCGCGGACTCGGCGCTGCTGCACCGCACCCTCGGATTCCACGACCTCTCGCACGAGGTGCCCGCACCGCTCGCCGAGCCCATGCGGCGCGATGTGGACACCATCGCGGCGCTCGACGCGGCCGTTCATCTCGGCGTCGGGGCGCACACCGCGGCTGCCCTCGCCGCACGCGAGCCGGCCGCACGCGACGAGCCGTCACCCGCGTCCGAACCCGACGCCCGCGCGTCATCACGCCCCACCGACTCCACCAGAAAGGGAGCAGCATGA
- a CDS encoding putative F420-0 ABC transporter permease subunit: MLAASVIVAVTIGPAPIAPTDVFASIAAHLGFGEPTLSTIRDGIVWELRMPRVLTAAVVGAGLALCGAVMQAVTRNTLADPYLLGLSSGASVGAVVVIVLGVGLLLPLAAFAGALAALVATLGLAMAASARSGRGARLDPTTTVLAGIAVSSVFGAITSLVIFWSATGDSYREILNWLLGSLAGTDWGSVAISGVALVVVGLPLLASARTLDAFAIGEAGAAALGVHVARSRVLLLGGTALLTGALVAVSGSIGFVGLVLPHAVRLVTGPGHRALLPLSALAGAIFLVWADTAARTLFDPRELPVGIITALIGGPVFAWLLLRTRRTA; the protein is encoded by the coding sequence GTGCTCGCGGCATCCGTCATCGTCGCGGTCACCATCGGTCCGGCGCCGATCGCGCCGACCGACGTGTTCGCGAGCATCGCCGCGCACCTCGGGTTCGGCGAGCCGACGCTCTCGACGATCCGCGACGGCATCGTCTGGGAGCTTCGGATGCCGCGCGTGCTCACGGCCGCGGTGGTCGGCGCCGGGCTCGCGCTCTGCGGCGCGGTCATGCAGGCCGTGACCCGCAACACGCTCGCCGACCCGTACCTGCTCGGACTCTCGTCCGGCGCCTCGGTCGGTGCGGTCGTCGTCATCGTGCTCGGCGTCGGGCTGCTGCTGCCGCTGGCGGCGTTCGCCGGCGCGCTCGCGGCGCTGGTCGCGACGCTCGGCCTGGCCATGGCGGCCTCCGCGCGCTCGGGCCGCGGCGCCCGGCTCGACCCCACCACCACGGTGCTCGCCGGCATCGCCGTGTCGAGCGTGTTCGGCGCGATCACGAGCCTCGTCATCTTCTGGAGCGCGACGGGCGACAGCTACCGCGAGATCCTCAACTGGCTGCTCGGCTCCCTCGCCGGCACCGACTGGGGCTCGGTCGCGATCAGCGGCGTCGCGCTCGTCGTCGTCGGCCTGCCGCTACTGGCGAGTGCCCGCACGCTCGACGCCTTCGCGATCGGCGAGGCGGGCGCGGCCGCGCTCGGCGTGCACGTCGCCCGCTCGCGCGTGCTGCTGCTCGGCGGCACGGCCCTGCTCACGGGCGCGCTCGTCGCGGTCAGCGGGTCGATCGGCTTCGTCGGGCTCGTGCTCCCCCACGCCGTGCGACTCGTGACCGGCCCCGGGCACCGCGCACTGCTGCCGCTCTCGGCACTCGCGGGCGCGATCTTCCTCGTGTGGGCCGACACCGCGGCCCGCACCCTGTTCGACCCGCGCGAACTGCCGGTCGGCATCATCACCGCCCTGATCGGCGGCCCGGTCTTCGCCTGGCTGCTGCTTCGCACGAGGAGGACGGCATGA
- a CDS encoding ABC transporter ATP-binding protein: MTTTAAGSEPAEPAASAPLISVRDLTVSYHVARTGATLTAVEGVDLDVHEGEFVTVLGPSGCGKTTVMNVIAGLVKPTSGEVLVDGRPVTGPGPDRAVVFQDYALLPWRTVFDNVKFGLEMQKRLKGDGWRERVQEAIELVGLRGFESSYPKELSGGMQQRVGLARAIVAEPKILLMDEPLGAVDALTREVMRDEIEKLIAATGKTVLFITHSIEEAILLGDRIVVFKSHPGAIKEVIETGLARPRSERSVQSDPRFLELRDHLWDALQAEAEAAAVGGS, from the coding sequence ATGACGACGACCGCCGCCGGATCCGAACCGGCCGAGCCCGCGGCATCCGCCCCGCTCATCTCGGTGCGCGACCTGACGGTGAGCTACCACGTGGCACGCACCGGGGCGACCCTGACTGCGGTCGAGGGCGTGGACCTCGACGTGCACGAGGGCGAGTTCGTGACCGTGCTCGGCCCGTCGGGCTGCGGCAAGACGACCGTGATGAACGTCATCGCCGGACTCGTGAAGCCCACGTCGGGCGAGGTGCTCGTCGACGGGCGGCCCGTGACCGGCCCCGGCCCGGATCGGGCGGTGGTCTTCCAGGACTACGCGCTGCTTCCGTGGCGCACGGTCTTCGACAACGTGAAGTTCGGCCTCGAGATGCAGAAGCGCCTGAAGGGCGACGGATGGCGCGAGCGCGTGCAGGAGGCGATCGAGCTGGTCGGGCTGCGGGGCTTCGAGTCGTCGTACCCGAAGGAGCTCTCGGGCGGCATGCAGCAGCGGGTGGGCCTGGCGCGGGCGATCGTCGCAGAGCCGAAGATCCTGCTCATGGACGAGCCGCTCGGCGCGGTCGACGCGCTCACCCGCGAGGTCATGCGCGACGAGATCGAGAAGCTCATCGCGGCGACCGGCAAGACCGTGCTCTTCATCACGCACTCGATCGAGGAGGCGATCCTGCTCGGCGACCGCATCGTCGTGTTCAAGAGCCATCCGGGCGCGATCAAGGAGGTCATCGAGACGGGGCTCGCGCGCCCGCGCTCCGAGCGCAGCGTGCAGTCCGACCCGCGATTCCTCGAGCTGCGCGACCACCTGTGGGACGCGCTGCAGGCCGAGGCCGAGGCCGCTGCGGTGGGCGGCTCATGA
- a CDS encoding alpha/beta hydrolase, whose amino-acid sequence MITTNVEFISEGDRLAAIWRTPETPGPYRAIVQGPGWLGLKDAKLYVRYHEALVAAGFAVLVFDYRGFGDSEGDRGILSPARQLQDLVNAVTYLTTRDDVVADAIGVFGTGGTGGGNAVLLADADPRVKAAVSQVPVADGTDWLHRMRQEHEWLAFLASLDEDRRLRVTTGAGRLVHPREEIMVPTPERRATTIKADVDDRIPSAIPLSCAEEILAYKPIAAAERLTTPLLVIGVEGDATTPTDHAEALYAAAKGPKQLVMQRHTTHYAAYDRYWTETTPLIVDWLDRYVRPSDVEVRTTRSPRSGELTERLEAPVKAALEEAVR is encoded by the coding sequence ATGATCACCACGAACGTCGAGTTCATCAGCGAGGGCGATCGCCTCGCCGCGATCTGGCGAACGCCCGAGACCCCCGGTCCGTACCGCGCGATCGTGCAGGGCCCCGGCTGGCTCGGCCTGAAGGACGCCAAGCTCTACGTGCGCTACCACGAGGCGCTCGTCGCCGCCGGGTTCGCCGTGCTCGTCTTCGACTACCGCGGCTTCGGCGACTCCGAGGGCGACCGCGGCATCCTCTCGCCCGCACGCCAGCTGCAGGACCTCGTGAACGCGGTCACCTACCTGACCACGCGCGACGACGTGGTCGCCGACGCGATCGGCGTCTTCGGCACGGGCGGCACCGGTGGCGGCAACGCGGTGCTGCTCGCCGACGCCGACCCGCGCGTCAAGGCGGCCGTCAGCCAGGTGCCCGTCGCCGACGGCACCGATTGGCTGCACCGCATGCGCCAGGAGCACGAGTGGCTCGCCTTCCTCGCGAGCCTCGACGAGGACCGCAGGCTGCGCGTGACCACCGGTGCCGGCCGGCTCGTGCACCCCCGCGAGGAGATCATGGTGCCGACGCCCGAGCGCCGCGCCACCACGATCAAGGCCGACGTCGACGACCGCATCCCGAGCGCGATCCCGCTCTCGTGCGCCGAGGAGATCCTCGCGTACAAGCCCATCGCGGCCGCCGAGCGACTGACCACCCCGCTGCTCGTCATCGGCGTCGAGGGCGACGCGACCACGCCGACCGACCACGCCGAGGCGCTCTACGCCGCGGCGAAGGGCCCGAAGCAGCTCGTCATGCAGCGGCACACCACCCACTACGCGGCCTACGACCGGTACTGGACCGAGACCACCCCGCTGATCGTCGACTGGCTCGACCGCTACGTGCGCCCGAGCGACGTCGAGGTCCGCACCACCCGCTCGCCCCGATCGGGCGAGCTCACCGAACGCCTGGAGGCACCCGTGAAGGCAGCACTCGAGGAGGCCGTGCGATGA
- the fgd gene encoding glucose-6-phosphate dehydrogenase (coenzyme-F420) → MTLTLGYKASAEQFDPRELVEIAVAAEAHGMESVFTSDHFQPWRHTGGHAPFSLAWIAAVGERTSKIRIGTSVLTPTFRYNPAVLAQAFATMGVLYPGRVILGVGSGEALNEIATGFQGAGDQEWPEFRERYARLRESVRLMRSLWNDDGQVSFDGEYYSTHDASIYDRPDGGVPIYIAAGGPQVAKYAGRAGDGFICTSGKGAELYADQLMPAVREGLEARADGRTFDEYDRMIEIKLSYEEDLDTALDNTRFWSPLSLSKEQKHDITDPVEMERAADALPIETIAKRWIVGTDPDEVVEQIGQYMDWGFNHLVFHAPGHDQRRFLELFERDLAPRLRARAAK, encoded by the coding sequence ATGACCCTCACCCTCGGATACAAGGCCAGCGCCGAGCAGTTCGACCCGCGCGAGCTCGTCGAGATCGCGGTCGCCGCCGAAGCGCACGGCATGGAGTCGGTGTTCACGAGCGACCACTTCCAGCCGTGGCGCCACACGGGCGGCCACGCGCCGTTCTCGCTCGCGTGGATCGCCGCAGTGGGCGAGCGCACCTCGAAGATCCGCATCGGCACCTCGGTGCTCACGCCGACGTTCCGCTACAACCCGGCCGTGCTCGCACAGGCGTTCGCGACCATGGGCGTGCTCTACCCGGGGCGGGTCATCCTCGGCGTCGGCTCGGGCGAGGCGCTCAACGAGATCGCCACGGGCTTCCAGGGCGCGGGCGATCAGGAGTGGCCCGAGTTCCGCGAGCGCTACGCGCGCCTGCGCGAGTCGGTGCGGCTCATGCGCTCGCTCTGGAACGACGACGGACAGGTGAGCTTCGACGGCGAGTACTACTCGACGCACGACGCCTCGATCTACGACCGTCCCGACGGGGGCGTGCCGATCTACATCGCCGCGGGCGGGCCGCAGGTCGCCAAGTACGCCGGACGCGCCGGCGACGGCTTCATCTGCACCTCCGGCAAGGGCGCCGAGCTCTACGCCGACCAGCTCATGCCCGCCGTGCGAGAGGGCCTCGAGGCCCGCGCCGACGGCCGCACGTTCGACGAGTACGACCGCATGATCGAGATCAAGCTCTCGTACGAGGAGGACCTCGACACGGCGCTCGACAACACCCGGTTCTGGTCGCCCCTGTCGCTCTCGAAGGAGCAGAAGCACGACATCACCGACCCCGTCGAGATGGAGCGCGCCGCCGACGCCCTGCCGATCGAGACGATCGCCAAGCGCTGGATCGTCGGCACCGACCCCGACGAGGTGGTCGAGCAGATCGGCCAGTACATGGACTGGGGCTTCAACCACCTCGTGTTCCACGCGCCCGGCCACGACCAGCGCCGGTTCCTCGAGCTGTTCGAGCGCGACCTCGCTCCGCGACTGCGCGCCCGCGCCGCGAAGTAG